The following are encoded in a window of Cryptococcus gattii WM276 chromosome M, complete sequence genomic DNA:
- a CDS encoding Hypothetical protein (Similar to TIGR gene model, INSD accession AAW46774.1; CNM01910), translating to MGKERGPETTSSKMSANGHAPSPAPQQKKGFFRRLSLASGGSNSTAQVQPSNKLVKQNKEKETQVQGQAYEQLDTRSAQSGYKATGDMKRTKSKDRGFWSRGAKSATPTPPPVNQPSKPPVQPPLASSYGRPTAFTQLDSSLGPYPSFPTAKPPHQQQQQQSYRQQPPFGGFSQEGPYPQIRQFPQPQIHQPQAQYPQTQHPQQPQQMYKQQAQFKPFRTPSQIRAPVHPALASSPSPVSNTTTSPAQRVDPTGSGAVRSPYGSPQDGRAPGAFGGPVLGQEVGRPANGREEGVRKARLNGEEVRAPPQLQSINPAPRSSSRTYPDMRSPPPPQPLASPPPPVPSPPTGEPNMPNLANVASHNPNASSNGDGSWKTMMPNAGARAGAGAGVNGNAGVANTRERSGSLRPQPPPLIIPSDPRQPQAQAQSYPAVQPPSRVESHSRPQSRNQSLPEAQNVQSSQSQSLSQPHAQIQGQMERSHRVEQKLQEVQRGRNQNRDSRFEDADHFEIPREAPPAYTPSPARERVVSPVASLSLPPGAAPAQVGGQSSHVQQPQQRHQQQQDLATAAARPREPESHPKPQPLVQSGPSTQSQISNQTPPRPAPRKASSSSPTVPTRATQPQSHPQHHTQPPTTPTRPRSETPRRRDGDGREPMSEASKYARAVAVAMRSDSMSSSETGARHATVTNRGAGAGAGVWDFAAEKPSTPSKMERLHTPRASLSSPVGSEQGDGSPRKRSLPHVPGGGASMGSGVGMGHRGSIIVPMSKKALPQIENQVEKQGTPERKLGQEIRKEEPPMIREKKPLPVEKIEKEAPLPVEKDSLRPPEPIAKSPKIGRPVSQTLAFEFPRSPTLPPLVDPRNAPPSSTTSPLATPAHQGSEQEHDPISKWTAGTEKNDETTKTNGTPLPPLWGGDALPPRKSSIQGLGVQSGLSQPPPGKRTVSSPLSGRSSPMFMSPLGGMSSPLAPSQNSSHYSRQGARSVSQPLPTLPNSSSIPTLPPLLPSEPIPELAPRGPRPKATITFILAYSSIQAALLPYLSINSFLSLTGSSEQVRRRFTGEMVGRWVMREWGMGVAKTKGGAGGKGGWPNLTVWEGFLESLLHDPASFSTYPAQWYSLLQHLCLSHTLVTLHLRSLPNNLFPNPPPMAFEDDFALAAPHLPFSSSHNSLSNHGRPRSRVSSFAGSDAGSVSGPMTPGGALKMPKAERLVEIVMPEPLAAHPADEADSPSSRRFPPSAASNRRRRGSNGSLTSTVSMPFMRKRPSNSAMSISDMPLHLSAAPMPASGKANLPPVSYPSAKRYGFRRHGEPSRSHASLNDGASGRAGSIFSVASSPSIQNARMWSAASSRASFALNRNALPASGFSGAADLPMPPPIGGSKRGSFSSLSEHGRSSQSGNNSPVDTMSKQDFYTPSPPATKRVEPAFDKPMPYSLEKAPLLRVFVPLTEIVQKWPSVEGAAAAVRELEKCGAMRKLKLGDLVINTAIRAPKATEHVLIYVPFTQHLLLPLSYTFSPTGHLPPLVNAFQLPPSYYYPFLPTPQIVYLDLAPFGEEALASLRLAYDRRDMIVASGARVSAKRYLHVAGFQVRSGDGAEPGWEGFVSLESEGTAEGKNDIEKRLVGARGGRPIVGPWEVVRDKCMVGNIWLKLVKEE from the exons ATGGGAAAGGAGCGAGGACCCGAGACGACGTCTTCCAAAATGAGCGCAAATGGCCATGCACCATCCCCGGCGCCTCAGCAGAAAAAGGGATTTTTCAGGCGATTGTCACTTGCGTCGGGCGGTAGTAACAGCACGGCGCAAGTGCAGCCTTCGAATAAGCTCGTAAAGCAAaacaaggaaaaggagacGCAGGTCCAAGGTCAAGCTTATGAACAGCTGGACACCAGGTCTGCCCAGAGTGGCTACAAAGCTACGGGGGATATGAAGCGGACAAAGAGCAAAGATCGAGGTTTTTGGAGTAGAGGTGCAAAGA GTGCAACTCCCACCCCACCTCCTGTGAACCAACCCTCCAAACCGCCAGTTCAACCCCCTCTCGCCTCATCATACGGCCGTCCAACAGCTTTCACACAACTAGATTCGTCCCTTGGGCCATATCCGAGTTTCCCAACCGCAAAGCCCCCTCAccagcaacagcagcagcaatCATACAGGCAACAACCCCCTTTCGGTGGCTTCAGCCAGGAGGGGCCTTATCCCCAAATAAGACAGTTCCCTCAACCCCAAATCCATCAGCCTCAAGCTCAGTACCCTCAGACACAGCATCCACAGCAGCCACAGCAGATGTACAAGCAGCAAGCTCAATTCAAACCTTTCCGCACGCCCAGCCAGATTCGTGCGCCTGTTCATCCGGCGTTGGCTTCGTCGCCTTCCCCAGTTTCCAATACTACCACATCTCCTGCGCAGAGGGTGGATCCAACAGGATCGGGAGCAGTAAGGTCGCCTTACGGATCTCCACAAGATGGGCGAGCCCCAGGTGCTTTTGGAGGGCCTGTGTTAGGGCAGGAAGTTGGACGACCAGCGAATGGTAGGGAGGAAGGAGTAAGAAAAGCGCGGTTGAACGGTGAAG AAGTCAGAGCTCCACCTCAATTACAATCTATAAACCCCGCACCTCGTTCATCGAGTCGGACATATCCTGATATGAGATcccctccacctcctcaACCCCTTGCATCGCCTCCTCCGCCTGTACCTAGTCCTCCCACTGGAGAACCGAATATGCCAAACTTGGCAAATGTGGCGAGCCATAACCCTAATGCCAGCTCCAATGGCGATGGAAGTTGGAAGACGATGATGCCCAACGCAGGAGCTCGAGCGGGAGCGGGAGCGGGGGTAAACGGGAATGCAGGCGTAGCGAATACAAGAGAGAGGAGCGGTAGTTTACGACCCCAACCACCACCTCTGATCATACCTTCTGACCCTCGACAACCTCAGGCACAGGCCCAATCCTATCCTGCTGTCCAACCTCCGTCTCGTGTCGAATCCCATTCTCGACCTCAATCTCGAAACCAATCTTTACCCGAAGCCCAGAACGTTCAATCATCCcaatctcaatccctttcCCAGCCACATGCCCAAATACAAGGACAAATGGAACGTTCTCACCGAGTCGAACAGAAACTACAAGAAGTCCAACGGGGTCGGAATCAGAATCGGGATAGCAGGTTTGAAGATGCAGACCATTTCGAAATCCCTCGAGAGGCGCCACCGGCTTATACGCCATCGCCGGCGAGGGAGAGGGTCGTTTCGCCTGTGGCTAGTTTGAGCTTGCCCCCTGGCGCCGCGCCAGCGCAGGTTGGCGGACAGTCATCGCATGTACAGCAGCCACAGCAACGGCATCAGCAGCAACAGGACTTGGCGACGGCAGCCGCAAGGCCGCGAGAG CCTGAATCTCACCCCAAACCTCAACCGCTGGTGCAATCCGGACCTTCAACTCAGTCTCAAATTTCAAATCAGACACCCCCGCGCCCAGCCCCTCGTAAAGCTTCGAGCTCTTCACCCACCGTCCCTACCCGCGCCACTCAACCCCAGTCTCATCCACAACATCATACCCAACCTCCTACGACACCCACTCGCCCACGATCGGAAACGCCTAGGCGAAGGGATGGGGATGGTCGAGAGCCGATGAGCGAGGCGAGCAAGTATGCGCGTGCAGTAGCTGTCGCCATGAGGAGCGATAGCATGTCCAGCTCTGAAACTGGGGCACGCCACGCCACTGTTACCAACCGTGGAGCCGGTGCAGGTGCAGGCGTTTGGGATTTTGCCGCAGAAAAACCATCCACACCGAGTAAAATGGAACGTCTTCATACGCCCAGAGCATCACTCAGCTCGCCAGTCGGATCGGAACAAGGGGATGGTTCACCGAGGAAGAGGTCGTTGCCTCACGTGCCTGGAGGTGGAGCATCGATGGGCTCGGGGGTGGGGATGGGTCACAGAGGGAGTATAATTGTGCCCATGAGTAAAAAGGCCCTGCCACAGATAGAAAATCAAGTGGAAAAGCAAGGGACGCCTGAGAGGAAACTTGGACAGGAGATACGAAAGGAAGAACCACCCATGATTAGGGAGAAAAAGCCGTTGCCTGTTGAAAAGATAGAGAAAGAAGCGCCCCTACCAGTGGAAAAGGATAGCCTTCGTCCGCCAGAACCAATCGCTAAATCCCCCAAGATTGGCCGACCCGTGTCTCAAACGTTGGCTTTCGAGTTCCCTCGGTCGCCTACCCTCCCTCCCCTTGTCGATCCCCGTAATGCTCCTCCATCTTCGACGACGTCACCACTCGCGACCCCTGCTCATCAGGGTAGTGAACAGGAGCACGATCCGATTTCGAAATGGACAGCAGGAACGGAAAAGAACGATGAAACTACCAAGACTAATGGAACGCCTCTTCCACCGTTATGGGGAGGGGATGCACTGCCGCCAAGGAAATCTTCGATACAGGGACTTGGTGTGCAGTCTGGGTTGAGCCAGCCACCCCCTGGAAAGAGAACAGTGTCTTCGCCGTTGAGCGGCAGGTCTAGCCCAATGTTCATGTCACCTCTCGGTGGCATGTCCAGCCCCCTTGCGCCAAGCCAAAATTCATCGCACTATTCAAGGCAAGGCGCTCGCTCCGTTTCGCAGCCCTTACCTACGTTGCCCAATAGCAGTTCTATCCCGActcttccacctcttcttcctaGTGAACCTATCCCCGAGTTAGCCCCACGCGGTCCTAGGCCAAAGGCAACAATCACGTTTATCCTTGCCTATTCGTCGATACAGGCTGCGCTATTACCCTACCTGTCCATCAATTCGTTCTTGTCTCTGACTGGATCCTCTGAACAGGTGAGAAGGCGATTCACGGGCGAGATGGTTGGAAGATGGGTCATGAGAGAATGGGGGATGGGGGTTGCAAAGACGAAGGGTGGAGCGGGCGGGAAAGGGGGATGGCCAAACCTTACAGTTTGGGAGGGATTTC TGGAATCACTCTTGCACGATCCTGCGAGTTTCAGTACTTATCCCGCGCAATGGTATTCGCTCCTCCAACATCTTTGTCTGTCGCACACACTTGTAACGCTTCACCTACGTTCCCTTCCTAACAATCTCTTTCCGAACCCCCCACCCATGGCGTTTGAGGACGACTTTGCACTTGCCGCGCCCCACTTGCCATTCTCATCATCTCACAACAGCCTATCTAACCACGGACGACCTAGGTCTAGGGTAAGCAGCTTTGCGGGCTCAGATGCTGGGAGCGTGTCTGGGCCGATGACGCCAGGCGGAGCTTTGAAAATGCCAAAGGCGGAAAGGCTGGTTGAGATTGTCATGCCCGAGCCTCTCGCTGCTCATCCGGCTGATGAGGCTGACTCTCCGTCTTCTCGACGATTCCCGCCCAGCGCAGCATCCAACAGACGTCGTCGCGGCTCTAATGGATCACTTACGTCAACAGTCTCCATGCCATTCATGCGCAAGAGACCTAGTAACTCAGCGATGAGCATTTCCGATATGCCACTTCATCTGTCAGCTGCGCCTATGCCAGCTTCTGGCAAGGCGAATCTGCCCCCCGTCAGTTATCCCAGCGCCAAGCGCTACGGGTTCAGACGGCACGGTGAACCGTCCAGGTCGCACGCGAGTCTGAACGATGGCGCAAGTGGTCGTGCGGGATCCATCTTTTCCGTAGCGAGCAGCCCATCGATCCAAAATGCCAGGATGTGGAGCGCGGCTTCTTCTCGCGCTTCGTTTGCGCTAAATAGGAATGCGCTGCCTGCATCTGGTTTCTCAGGTGCAGCGGATTTGCCGATGCCACCCCCAATAGGAGGCAGTAAGCGCGGTAGCTTCTCCTCATTAAGCGAGCATGGGAGGTCGAGTCAAAGCGGCAACAACTCGCCTGTAGATACGATGAGCAAGCAAGATTTCTATACGCCTTCCCCGCCTGCCACCAAACGGGTTGAACCAGCGTTCGACAAGCCCATGCCCTACTCGTTAGAGAAAGCACCACTTCTCAGGGTTTTCGTACCATTGACGGAAATTGTGCAAAAGTGGCCTTCCGTTGAGGGTGCCGCAGCAGCAGTGAGGGAACTGGAGAAATGCGGGGCGATGCGAAAGTTGAAGCTGGGTGATCTTGTCATTAACACTGCTATTCGAGCGCCAAAAGCCACGGAGCATGTCTTGATCTACGTGCCGTTCACACAGCATCTACTTTTACCCCTATCCTACACATTCTCCCCTACTGGACATCTCCCGCCCCTTGTTAACGCCTTCCAACTTCCTCCATCGTACTACTAccccttccttcctacCCCTCAAATTGTCTACCTTGATCTTGCTCCCTTTGGAGAGGAAGCCCTCGCTTCGTTGCGTTTAGCGTACGATAGAAGGGACATGATCGTTGCCAGTGGTGCCAGAGTGAGTGCAAAGCGATACTTGCATGTTGCCGGCTTCCAAGTGAGGTCTGGAGATGGAGCCGAGCCGGGATGGGAAGGGTTTGTGAGCTTGGAGAGTGAAGGTACAGCGGAAGGAAAGAATGATATTGAGAAGAGGTTGGTAGGAGCGAGAGGCGGTAGGCCGATTGTGGGACCTTGGGAGGTGGTAAGAGATAAGTGCATGGTGGGGAACATTTGGTTGAAGTTGGTGAAAGAAGAGTAG
- a CDS encoding cdk-related kinase, putative; Crk1 (Similar to TIGR gene model, INSD accession AAW46955.1) yields the protein MTSALLAAGQTSERPAIMPQDFSIYREPAEYHHSHLRDNVSTSGSRYAPPASHVYSDRASAQTFANSSPPPYPEQYRTREEYISTPDSTIPIQQKEQQTVYNRQMQAQAQSQQQMYQQQGYAHSSHPMSSQVAGPSVYRKPSANGVPSSSTIPDYHNGQSAENVGIMQGVNGQGGVERRDKGNRMIDADVEGDGRVGVEDPRADRIYTELKCLGDGSFGTVWLCDWHSPVKPDVLLSAMQCGAGARPEWSGKRLVALKRMKRVWEGGWTQAKSLGELVSLRNIPPHPAIIPLYDAFISPKSRELYFVFECMEGNLYQLTKSRRGRPLAAGLIASCFHQISSGLYHIHGHGYFHRDMKPENLLVTTTGLADYLTAEALAKINRAGGDINRVGDLAYEKDVSVIVKLADFGLARATNSKPPYTEYVSTRWYRAPEVLLRSSEYGPPVDMWALGTILAEMLNLKPLFPGVSEIDQVYRICDTMGDPSSEYGVDERGMTVGGGPWNSGIKLAKNVGFSFPKRKPVKFRSLFGDNVPQSLVDCIADLLRYNPKYRMTAAQCIDHPYFHETLPHLQQTPSLPRIPFSAGQPPPNAIPRPTLSNVPMRPPDVSASARQLPPSHSHTPHEARPAFANGDIRTLPPPMGTPDSQASSQRTFFPQHIQGSTPHASSSALVHQLRELDLPTDDLASYGQRPPEAAAADARVSQYAQSQTQLHQWVGDLQINSRRQSTMYEGSQGGRSNQSLPNYSNVSLEQQPSTQISSQSVQPAQSYGRSNVNVAAYVQQQQRYAQEATPQQAAAPAAPPPIEPTVGAARAEKLGVTSKKKKWGLSSVFGGADKSTTTLASVDEHGYIGASLKRTQSGHRTTDRNPSVPGSSLTLGIPALGMNSSAGASNVSVLGDPKKAKKEAERQAKELAKAQREAAALKQKERARAVMQKRNQLIESRSQLKTTGEIEYSSTNLASEAPTPNQAARSMYASSSASVNQLRSYAASQTNQSLQSIRSQDSGHSGHSGHSGNSGRSGRSGLNANALADLDEHGRWEEMRHKARRRDDDDDHSMSSFGHNSLKSRSVLTVGTVDSDPGPRRRSEWTDPLLRRDKRAPSASSSSLPFHPQQPHTIMSRSNASLESQLAHDFKARANVGAASSTSSLGHLSHAQSQSYVAQVPVHGSSSSGHLLPMQGHGRGLEVSGYPETIIERHDSAPTSPYGHSKGAAVAMGMGIARNGPKLASGTVLPSISSWGEVEGESQINPMFRVQSAQTLPPFSDIASYALGGQHKHTHPPQ from the exons ATGACCTCCGCACTCCTAGCCGCCGGTCAAACTTCCGAAAGGCCCGCAATAATGCCTCAAGACTTTAGCATTTATCGCGAGCCTGCAGAGTACCATCATTCCCATCTGCGCGACAACGTCAGCACAAGTGGAAGCCGTTATGCACCTCCTGCGTCGCATGTTTACTCCGATCGGGCTTCAGCGCAAACCTTTGCAAATTCCTCACCACCACCGTATCCGGAGCAATACAGGACTCGCGAGGAGTATATCTCGACCCCAGATAGTACAATTCCAATACAACAAAAAGAGCAACAAACTGTGTATAACAGACAAATGCAAGCTCAAGCTCAATCGCAGCAACAAATGTACCAGCAACAAGGCTATGCTCATTCTAGTCACCCCATGTCATCGCAGGTCGCCGGCCCGTCAGTATATAGAAAACCGTCAGCAAATGGTGTTCCCTCTTCGTCGACAATACCGGACTATCATAATGGGCAATCGGCAGAAAATGTGGGAATAATGCAAGGTGTCAATGGGCAAGGAGGGGTTGAGAGACGGGATAAAGGGAATCGAATGATTGATGCTGATGTGGAAGGCGACGGGCGGGTTGGTGTAGAAGACCCTC GGGCCGATCGAATATACACTGAACTCAAGTGTTTGGGCGATGGATCTTTTGGGACAGTCTGGTTGTGCGATTGGCATTCACCTGTAAAACCTGATGTCTTACTATCAGCCATGCAATGTGGAGCGGGAGCGAGACCGGAATGGTCAGGAAAGAGGCTAGTGGCGTTaaagagaatgaagaggGTTTGGGAGGGCGGTTGGACGCAGGCGAAGAGTTTAGGAGAGTTGGTG TCACTACGAAATATCCCACCTCATCCTGCTATCATCCCATTATACGATGCTTTCATCTCTCCGAAATCCCGCGAACTCTACTTTGTTTTTGAATGTATGGAAGGCAACCTTTACCAACTGACGAAATCTCGTCGAGGACGGCCACTTGCAGCAGGCCTCATCGCTTCGTGTTTCCACCAAATATCTTCTGGCTTATACCATATTCACGGACATGGTTATTTTCATCGAGATATGAAGCCTGAAAATTTGCTAGTGACGACAACAGGACTGGCAGATTACCTCACCGCTGAAGCCTTGGCGAAAATCAACAGAGCAGGAGGAGATATCAACCGGGTAGGAGACTTGGCGTATGAAAAGGATGTCTCTGTAATCGTCAAGCTTGCCGATTTTGGTCTCGCTCGCGCAACCAACTCCAAGCCGCCTTACACCGAATACGTTTCGACAAGATGGTATCGTGCGCCAGAAGTACTACTCAGATCATCAGAATACGGTCCTCCCGTAGACATGTGGGCTTTAGGAACAATCTTGGCGGAGATGTTGAATCTCAAACCATTGTTCCCGGGAGTGAGCGAGATTGATCAAGTCTATAGGATCTGTGATACGATGGGAGACCCGAGCTCCGAGTATGGAGTGGATGAAAGAGGGATGACTGTTGGCGGTGGTCCGTGGAATTCGGGTATCAAGTTGGCGAAGAATGTTGGCTTTTCCTTCCCCAAG CGGAAACCGGTGAAATTCCGAAGTCTTTTTGGTGACAACGTCCCTCAATCACTAGTCGACTGTATCGCCGATCTCTTACGGTATAATCCTAAATATCGTATGACCGCGGCGCAATGTATCGATCACCCATACTTTCACGAAACacttcctcatcttcaacAAACTCCATCTCTACCCCGAATACCCTTCTCTGCTGGTCAACCCCCGCCAAACGCCATCCCTcgtcccactctttcaaATGTCCCCATGCGTCCACCAGATGTTTCAGCATCTGCACGACAATTACCTCCTTCTCATTCCCACACACCTCACGAAGCCAGACCCGCTTTTGCCAACGGCGATATCCGTACCCTCCCACCGCCGATGGGCACACCCGACAGCCAAGCATCGTCACAGCGAACGTTTTTCCCTCAACACATCCAAGGTTCTACGCCCCACGCTTCGTCCTCTGCTCTTGTCCATCAACTTCGAGAACTCGACTTGCCTACAGATGATCTTGCGAGTTACGGTCAACGTCCCCCCGAAGCTGCGGCTGCCGACGCCAGAGTGTCCCAATACGCTCAGTCCCAAACGCAGCTCCACCAATGGGTTGGTGACTTGCAAATTAATTCTCGCAGGCAGTCTACGATGTATGAAGGGTCACAGGGCGGAAGATCGAACCAATCGCTACCCAACTATTCCAACGTCTCGCTGGAACAGCAGCCGTCAACTCAGATCTCATCGCAATCTGTGCAACCCGCTCAATCCTATGGCAGGTCCAACGTCAATGTCGCCGCATACGTGCAGCAACAACAGCGCTATGCCCAAGAAGCGACCCCACAGCAAGCGGCTGCTCCCGCGGCACCACCACCTATTGAGCCGACTGTTGGTGCAGCACGGGCTGAAAAGTTGGGCGTGACGAgtaagaagaagaagtgggGTTTGAGCTCAGTGTTCGGTGGCGCCGATAAGAGTACTACCACATTAGCGTCTGTTGATGAACATGGATACATCGGAGCTTCACTCAAACGAACACAGTCGGGTCACAGAACTACCGACAGGAACCCATCCGTTCCAGGATCATCTCTTACTCTGGGGATTCCCGCTTTGGGCATGAACTCGAGCGCTGGTGCGTCCAACGTGTCGGTTCTGGGCGATCcgaagaaggcgaagaaggaagcCGAGAGGCAAGCCAAGGAGTTGGCGAAAGCACAACGAGAAGCTGCGGCATTGAAGCAGAAGGAAAGGGCGAGAGCGGTCATGCAGAAGCGAAACCAGCTCATTGAGTCCAGGAGCCAGCTGAAAACCACAGGAGAGATTGAATATTCGTCTACGAACCTTGCGTCCGAGGCACCGACCCCTAATCAGGCTGCGAGGTCCATGTACGCTAGCTCGTCTGCCAGTGTCAATCAGTTACGCAGCTATGCTGCTTCTCAAACGAACCAGTCTTTACAGAGTATTCGTTCGCAGGACTCTGGACATTCTGGGCATTCCGGACACTCTGGGAACTCTGGTAGGAGCGGAAGGAGCGGACTTAATGCGAATGCGTTGGCTGATTTGGATGAGCATGGAAGATGGGAGGAGATGAGGCATAAggcgagaaggagggacgatgatgatgatcatTCAATGTCCAGCTTTGGGCATAATTCACTGAAGAGCAGGAGTGTTTTGACCGTTGGGACTGTAGACAGCGA CCCCGGACCAAGGCGACGCTCTGAGTGGACTGATCCTCTTTTGCGTCGGGATAAGCGCGCACCATCCgcctcttcatcttcattaCCATTCCATCCACAACAACCCCATACTATCATGTCTCGCTCAAACGCTTCTCTTGAATCTCAACTTGCACACGACTTTAAAGCCCGTGCCAACGTTGGCGCTGCATCTTCTACCAGCTCCCTCGGTCACCTTTCTCACGCGCAGTCCCAGTCTTATGTTGCTCAAGTCCCTGTACATGGTTCAAGCAGCAGCGGCCACCTTTTGCCAATGCAAGGGCATGGCCGTGGGTTGGAAGTTTCGGGGTACCCCGAGACCATCATTGAAAGGCATGACAGTGCACCAACTAGTCCTTATGGGCATTCCAAGGGCGCTGCCGTTGCCATGGGAATGGGGATAGCGAGGAATGGGCCGAAATTGGCCAGTGGCACGGTCTTACCCAGTATCAGTAGCTGGGGGGAGGTGGAAGGGGAGAGTCAGATCAACCCAATGTTTAGGGTG CAATCCGCTCAGACTCTACCACCCTTCTCTGATATCGCCAGCTACGCCCTTGGAGGGCAACATAAGCACACGCATCCTCCACAATAA
- a CDS encoding Hypothetical protein (Similar to TIGR gene model, INSD accession AAW46773.1; CNM01930), protein MFITNITLKDVLQAQERRYADGAHFILHRLQKNRVPIRDTGLKITIPETYTPWFQTMKRRGLTPHFGAPHHPVHWKCEVCEREREDERDANLPKCEAAESPRSYYTATTESLSEDEQVEEGEQVQIVYAVPLPLPAARDIKARPRTPHVPGQALSEKDYFGTRATWLSEAGYCDANGHAVATSARCEARRIGKDSMELETTTPPPTESPGLETLARIPFLPTNQSCWPAEYDVVFLDDISSLSESTSYYSSNTSASVGPRVGTEANVEVPNEEWEHFKARASVQQMDRDVRLGREERCDEWIKGGGVDHPEFQNGKDIPMEHGHGDGYGTRFGDGYGIGSDSTVPEWTHDSDTSLTLSSQSPPLLPPGAYSVDQLVHPNDSVSVYGSPDDFDALPISSPPPAPRGSPRGSLAAQGGRGSLPTFDFDEVMEDVMDNFWASEDVRWVFREKYVA, encoded by the exons ATGTTCATCACCAACATTACACTAAAAGATGTCCTCCAAGCGCAAGAGCGACGCTACGCTGATGGAGCCCACTTTATCTTGCATCGCCTGCAGAAGAATCGTGTTCCCATTAGGGATACTGGTCTCAAGATTACCATCCCCGAAACCTATACTCCTTGGTTCCAGACCATGAAGCGCAGGGGATTGACCCCTCATTTCGGTGCTCCTCACCATCCGGTTCATTGGAAATGCGAAGTATGCGAGCGCGAGCGCGAGGACGAGCGCGATGCAAACTTGCCCAAGTGTGAAGCGGCCGAATCGCCCAGGTCGTATTATACCGCAACAACTGAGTCTTTGTCCGAGGATGAACaagtggaagaaggggaaCAGGTCCAGATTGTATACGCCGTACCATTACCTTTGCCCGCTGCTCGTGACATAAAGGCCCGTCCGCGTACTCCACATGTCCCCGGTCAGGCTTTATCTGAGAAGGATTACTTTGGTACGAGGGCAACTTGGTTATCTGAGGCAGGGTACTGCGATGCCAATGGGCATGCCGTTGCT ACTAGTGCACGGTGTGAAGCTCGTCGGATTGGCAAAGACTCGATGGAACTCGAAACGACTACCCCACCACCAACCGAGTCGCCCGGCCTCGAAACGCTTGCCAGGATACCTTTTTTACCCACCAACCAATCATGTTGGCCTGCAGAGTACGATGTTGTCTTTTTGGACGACATTTCGTCATTGTCTGAATCCACGTCGTATTATAGTTCCAACACGTCGGCGTCTGTTGGGCCTCGTGTGGGGACGGAAGCTAATGTCGAGGTTCCCAACGAGGAATGGGAACATTTCAAGGCGAGGGCGAGTGTCCAGCAGATGGATAGGGATGTCCGACttggaagggaagaaagatgTGATGAGTGGATTAAAGGTGGTGGTGTGGATCATCCAGAGTTTCAGAATGGCAAAGATATCCCAATGGAACATGGACATGGGGACGGGTATGGCACTAGGTTCGGGGACGGATACGGAATCGGGAGCGACTCGACCGTGCCCGAATGGACACACGACAGCGATACCAGCCTGACTTTATCGAGTCAATCGCCCCCTCTTTTACCGCCAGGCGCTTATTCTGTTGATCAACTTGTTCATCCAAACGACAGTGTAAGCGTGTACGGCTCACCCGATGATTTTGATGCACTACCTATTTCTTCACCTCCCCCAGCTCCTCGAGGTTCTCCTCGAGGTTCTCTGGCTGCGCAAGGGGGCCGGGGTTCGTTACCTACCTTTGATTTCGACGAAGTCATGGAAGACGTGATGGATAATTTTTGGGCGTCCGAGGATGTGAGATGGGTGTTTCGGGAAAAGTATGTAGCTTGA